The genomic interval CGCCTCTAAAAACATAAAGCCCATACCCGGCCACTGAAATACCGTTTCGGTGAGGATAGTGTAGGCGAGCATGATGCCGATTTGCACGCCACCAACAGTAATCACTGGCAGCATCGTATTACGCAATGCGTGCTTATAGCGAATCTCACGCTTCGACAGGCCTTTAGCGCGGGCAAAACGGATATATTCCTGTCCTAATGATTCCATCATTTCCGCACGCACTAAACGAATAAAGAGCGGCAACATAATCGATGATAAGGCAACCGCTGGTAACACGAGATGCTTCAATCCACTGATGGTGAATAAGCCGGTTGACCAGTATGTAAATTTAATAACCTCACCACGCCCATAAGACGGTAGCCAGCCTAACCACTGCGAAAACACATACAACAATAAAATCGCGGTTAAAAAAACCGGGATCGAAATACCGACAATACTCACGCCCATGATGATTTTCGTGAGCCAACTGCGCGGGTGAATCGCGGTATAGACACCAAGCGGAATCGACAAACCAATCACGATTAACGCTGAGGCAAAAACCAGCTCTGCGGTGGCCGGTAGTTTTTCAAGAATCACCTCGATGGTCGGGCGTTTGAAGAAATAGCTGGTGCCAAAATCCCCTTGTACGGCGTTATACAAATAGCGTCCGTATTGCACAAAAAACGGGTCATTCAGACCAAGCGATTCACGCAATGCCGCTTTTTCTTCAGCAGAGGCGCTCATCGCGGTCATTTGCGCCACCGGATCACCGAGTTTGCTTTGTACCGCAAAAGCAATTAAAGAAATAACCAGCATAACCAGAATCAGCTGAAAAAAATGTTTGATAAAAAAAGTAAGCATAAATCTTTAATATTAAACAAAAAGCACCCGGTGCCGCAGCAGCACCGGGTGGGTTAATGGTTTATTCTTCCACGACTAGTTTGCTGAAAATTGGGAAGTTTTTCAGGTTAACCGTTTCTGGGAAGTTGGTAATCCGCTTGGTATAGCCCCAGTTGTAGTTCTGCCAATGTAGTGGCACAAAGATCGCCTCATCGTATTCGATCTTACTCGCCTCACGAAGCAGCGCATTGCGCTCTTCACCATCAACCATGGTGTTCGCTTTATTGACCAGCTCATCAAGCTCAGGCGCGCTATTGCCGTTACAGTTGTACTGCCCCACACCACTGTCCGCGTCACGGGTCATGGTCAAGTATTCGCTGTAGTTAGCGCTATCGCCCGTATCAGAAGACCAGCCAATCATCGGCATGCCGGCCTCACATTTATCGAACTCATCCCAATATTGTGCTTTCGGCATGGTGGTCAAATCCACTTTGATGTTGATTTTTGCCAACATCGCAGCTACTGCTTGGGCGATTTTTTCATCATTCACATAACGGTTATTCGGCGCAATCATCGTCACGCTAAAGCCATCTTCATAGCCAGCCTCTTTCATCAGCTCTTTAGCTTTTTCAAGATCATAGCGAGGGGTTAAATCAGGGTTATAACCACTGTAGCCTTCTGGTGAGTTTTGTCCAGCCGCAGTCGCAAAACCACGCATGATCTTCTCAACGATCCCTGGATTATTTACCGCATAAATCACCGCTTGGCGCACACGCGCATCTTTAAACGGTTCGGCCACATTTTGGTTCATTTGGAAGGTGATGATGCGATCACTTGGGATACTGTAGAGCTCAAAAGCTTCATTTGATTCAACGCGGTCCAAGTCGGTTGGTGGCACAGGGTAAATCCAATCAACCCCACCAGAGAGCAGCGCCGACACACGGGTGGCATTTTCTTTGATTGGTACTAAGGTGAATTTATCCACATTACCCGTCTCACCCCAGTAATCAGGGTTCTTCACATATACGCTCTCCACCCCTTGCTGGCGGCTTTCAATGGTGAACGGGCCAGTCCCAGAAACATGTGTTGACGCATAAGTTCCAGTACTTTTCTCAATCAGCGCTTTGTCTTTACCATTCTCATCAGTGCCGCTATAAAAATCCTCGTCCATGACAAAGAGATAGGTCATATTAGCCAAAACCAAGGGGTAAGGTTCCTTAGTGACCACATCAATGGTGTAGTCATCAACCTTTTCAATCCCTTCATAGAGCGCAAACAACCCTTTAAAATCACCGGAAGTAAGCATACGTTGATAAGTAAAGAGCACATCATCAGCGGTCATATCGTTGCCACTGTGGAATTTGATGCCTTTACGCAGATTAAAACGCGTCACTGTTGGTGAAATTTGTTCCCAGCTTTCAGCGAGTACAGGTTCAATTTCTAAGTTCTCATCAAAACGTACAATCGGGTCAAACAACCAGTTTGCCATTTGTAGCGTCCCTTCTGAGAGCTGCTCTTGTGGGTCAAGCGATACCGGATCAGCGTCAAAAGCCACCTTAATCTCAGCAGCTTGCGCCATTGTCGCCATCGCGCCAGTCATGGCTAAAGCGAGTAGGGTTTTCTTCATCATGGATAGACTCCTTGGGTTGGGGAAACTAAGCAAGTGACGTTGTGCCGGGCACACGATCAAAACGTGGCATCAGCTCAATCAACTCACGGGTATAAGGATCGCTGGCGTGCTCAAAGAGTTGATTGGTATCATTAACTTCTACCAATTGCCCCTGTCGCATCACACCAATACGGTCACACATCTGACGAATCACCGGTAAATCATGGCTGATAAACAGCATCGTCAAATTCAATTCGGCTTGTAAATCTTTAAGTAAATTCAAGATTTGTGCCTGCACCGATACATCAAGCGCTGAAGTTGGCTCATCACAAATCAGCAAACGTGGACGTGTAGCGAGTGCGCGCGCAATCGAGATTCGCTGTCGCTGCCCACCCGAGAATTCATGCGGGAATTTATCACCCGCATCGCGCGCCAGCCCCACATGCTCAATCAAATCACGCACAATGCTCTGCACTTGCTGCGGTGAATCAGCGAGCTTATGAAAGCGAATCGGCTCAGCAATGATGTCTTTAACCCGCATCCGCGGATTGACCGATGAATACGGGTTCTGGAACACCATCTGCATCTGCCGGCGCATCGGCAGACGCGCTTTTTCCCAGGTCAGCGCAGTTAAATCTTGTCCTTCAAAAAAGATCTTGCCGCTTTGTGGTGGGTGCAAACCGGTAATCGCGCGTGCAGTGGTTGATTTACCCGAGCCAGATTCACCCACCAAACCAAAGGTTTCACCCACTTCAATATTAAAGCTGACATGGTCAATCGCTTGAACATAACGGCGCAGGTGTTTAAAAACCGATTGTCGGGTAACAAAGCGCAGCGAAATATCTTCAACGCGCAAAATCGGTCCATCGTATTGAGGAATTTCCTGCTGGCGCCCCAACCAATGGGTTTTTAAATCCAAATTTGCGCGCTCACCGGCCTCTTCAATATAAGTCACCAGTGGGAAGCGATCGAGTTTGATGTTCGATGGTGGCACGGCGGAAATC from Suttonella sp. R2A3 carries:
- a CDS encoding ABC transporter permease, encoding MLTFFIKHFFQLILVMLVISLIAFAVQSKLGDPVAQMTAMSASAEEKAALRESLGLNDPFFVQYGRYLYNAVQGDFGTSYFFKRPTIEVILEKLPATAELVFASALIVIGLSIPLGVYTAIHPRSWLTKIIMGVSIVGISIPVFLTAILLLYVFSQWLGWLPSYGRGEVIKFTYWSTGLFTISGLKHLVLPAVALSSIMLPLFIRLVRAEMMESLGQEYIRFARAKGLSKREIRYKHALRNTMLPVITVGGVQIGIMLAYTILTETVFQWPGMGFMFLEAVNRADIPLLTTYIIFVGLIFVVTNTIVDLVYGLIDPRVNLSGGKKS
- a CDS encoding ABC transporter substrate-binding protein; its protein translation is MMKKTLLALAMTGAMATMAQAAEIKVAFDADPVSLDPQEQLSEGTLQMANWLFDPIVRFDENLEIEPVLAESWEQISPTVTRFNLRKGIKFHSGNDMTADDVLFTYQRMLTSGDFKGLFALYEGIEKVDDYTIDVVTKEPYPLVLANMTYLFVMDEDFYSGTDENGKDKALIEKSTGTYASTHVSGTGPFTIESRQQGVESVYVKNPDYWGETGNVDKFTLVPIKENATRVSALLSGGVDWIYPVPPTDLDRVESNEAFELYSIPSDRIITFQMNQNVAEPFKDARVRQAVIYAVNNPGIVEKIMRGFATAAGQNSPEGYSGYNPDLTPRYDLEKAKELMKEAGYEDGFSVTMIAPNNRYVNDEKIAQAVAAMLAKINIKVDLTTMPKAQYWDEFDKCEAGMPMIGWSSDTGDSANYSEYLTMTRDADSGVGQYNCNGNSAPELDELVNKANTMVDGEERNALLREASKIEYDEAIFVPLHWQNYNWGYTKRITNFPETVNLKNFPIFSKLVVEE
- a CDS encoding ABC transporter ATP-binding protein — translated: MSATPLLSVSDLHVVYPSRHGDFTAVDHVSFELYRGEILGIVGESGAGKSTIGNAIADLLTPPGYVAGGEVSLDGKDLRALSSDEMRRLRGKDIGFIFQDPMTSLNPLLTIGEQLMEPMFAYLDVSRNEAKKRAIDLLNAVGIADPEVRLRQYPHQFSGGMRQRVVIAIALSTEPKFIIADEPTTALDVSIQDQILQLLRQLCREKDVGCMLVTHDMGVVASVTDRVMVTYRGKRMEIGSTEQVLRQPENEYTKSLISAVPPSNIKLDRFPLVTYIEEAGERANLDLKTHWLGRQQEIPQYDGPILRVEDISLRFVTRQSVFKHLRRYVQAIDHVSFNIEVGETFGLVGESGSGKSTTARAITGLHPPQSGKIFFEGQDLTALTWEKARLPMRRQMQMVFQNPYSSVNPRMRVKDIIAEPIRFHKLADSPQQVQSIVRDLIEHVGLARDAGDKFPHEFSGGQRQRISIARALATRPRLLICDEPTSALDVSVQAQILNLLKDLQAELNLTMLFISHDLPVIRQMCDRIGVMRQGQLVEVNDTNQLFEHASDPYTRELIELMPRFDRVPGTTSLA